The Syntrophotalea acetylenivorans genome contains the following window.
GACGAAATGCGCGAGATGTTCTGGTATGATTATCTGGTAATTAATGATGAGTTTGATCTCGCCAGCCAGCAGTTGCAAGCCATTTTGCTTGCTTCCGGTTGCCGAACAGAGGTTTTAAAAGCTCAGGTTCAGGTTCTTTTTGAAGAGCTCGATCTTTGATTACTGCTCTTTGCATGAGCGTCTCAGGTTATTCGTTTGATAATGATTGTCTTTAACCACATAACAGGGAAATATTTCTATGGCACGTATCACTGTAGAAGATTGCTTGCAGCAGATTCCTAACCGTTTTCTGCTCGTCATGGTGGCGGCTAAGCGCACCAAGCAGCTTTATAAAGGCTCTCAGCCGTTAATCGAAAACAAAAGCAACAACAAAAAGATAGTACTTGGTTTGCGGGAAGTGGCCGCAGGAAAAGTAGATTTTGAAATTCCCATCCGTAAAAGCTAGTCTTTGATAATACTGGCCGGTACTATCAGGTGCCGGCCAGCCCTCTTTGCGTGTTTGCGGCACCGCATTTTTAACCCGGTTTCGCTTCTTCGGCCTTTTGTCATGCGCCCATCCCAACAGTTTAAAAAGATCGTCCAAGAGCTTCTCGATCATCATTCGGCCACGGATATCGACTTGTTGCGTCAGGCTTACACTTTGTGCGTCAGTGTCTATTACGGCAGGCACCGTGAATCCGGCGAAACCTGTCTAACCCATGCTGTTGAAGTGGCTCATATTTTGTGCCGCTTTAAGCCCGACGCGGCCACCCTTGTTGCCGGTATGCTCATTGATATCGTTGATCAGCAACTGGTTGATGTTGCCGCGCTCCGGCAGCAGTTCGGTACCGAGATCGGCGAACTGGTTGAGAGTCTAGCGAATCTCCGTAAATTGGTATATTCCGCAGAGGAAGAGCGGCAGGCGGAGAATTTTCGAAAGATGCTGCTCTCCATGGCCAGGGATATCCGCATTGTCCTGGTGCAGTTAGCCGATCGGTTACATTGTTTACGTACCATGGAGAAGATCCCTGAAAAGGAACAGCGGCGTTTTGCCAAGGAGACCTTGGCGATTTATGCTCCTCTGGCGAATCGTCTCGGTGTCAGTTGGTTGAAATGTGAAATGGAGGATTTGTCTCTGCGCTATGCCATGCCGGAGATTTATTTCGACCTGAGGGACAAGGTATCCCGCAACGAAAAAGATCGCTCCGGCTACATAACGCAGGTCAAGCGACTGCTTCTGGAAAAAATCGGTCGACAGGGGATCAAGGGGGTCTGTTACGGGCGTTATAAACACCTTTATTCGATTCATCGAAAGATGGTTCGTCAGCAGGTTGTTTTCGATGAGGTTTACGATCTTATTGCCTTTCGAGTGATTGTACAGACGATTCCTGAGTGCTATACGGTGCTTGGTGTCATTCACGCTGCCTGGAAGCCCGTTCCGGGACGATTCAAAGATTTCATCGCCATGCCCAAGCCGAATATGTATCAGTCATTGCATACAACGGTTATCGGTCCTTTTGGTGAGCGCATGGAGGTGCAGATTCGTACGGAGGAAATGCATCGCATCGCCGAAGAGGGCATTGCAGCCCACTGGAGATATAAGGAGCAACAGGCAGGGAAGGCTCCTGGCTCCGAGGTGGACAAACAAAAAGGTTTCTTTGAGCGGGAACCTGAGAAACAGCCGGCAAAGAGTGATGAAGTTGGATTGCTGGAGGCCCTCAACGATGATTTGTTCTCCGATGAGGTCTATGTCTTTACTCCCAAGGGAACGGTTAAAGCCTTTCCGCGCGGGGCTACTCCCATCGACTTCGCGTACAGCGTGCATACCGATGTAGGTCATCACTGCAGTGGAGCGCGGGTTAACGGCAAGCTGGTACCTTTAAAGACTCAATTGCATAGCGGTGACATCGTCGAAGTCATTACTGCCACCAGTCAACAACCCAGCAAGGATTGGTTGAAGTTTGTCAAGACCTCCAGAGCTGCCAGTAAAATACGGCAGTGGATTAAGGCCGAACAGCATGAGAAGAGTTTGCTCCTCGGCCGCGAGCTCCTTGAAAAACGATTGCGTAAATATGGTGTAAGTCTAAAACGGGCGCTCCAGTCTGCTGAAATGGCTACAGCCATGGAGGAACTGGGCTATCACGCCAGTGATGACCTGCTGGCTGCCATTGGTTATGGTAAATTATCGCTGGGACAAGTGGTAGGCCGGGTTGTTCCGGAAGAGAGCCTTAAGCCCGAAGCCCCCAAAGAAAAGGGCCGGATTGGCCGGGTTCTGGAAAAAATCCATAAAAAACCCTCCAGTGCTATAAAAATTCAAGGTCTTGACGACATTATGGTGCGATATGCCAAATGTTGCAATCCGTTGCCGGGAGATCCGGTGGTTGGCTTTATTACCCGTGGTCGTGGTATTGCCGTGCACGCCGCAGATTGTCCCGGAGTTATGCAGAGCGATCCCGAACGGCGTATCGAAGTAGAATGGGATTTAAAGAAAAAGTCATCCCATCTGGTCAAGGTGAGGGTATATTGCCTCGATCAAAAAGGAATTCTAGCTAATATCAGTGGTGAGATAAGTAACTGCGAAGCTAACATCATTTCGGCTAACGTACATACAACCGACGACAGCAAAGCCCGGATTGTTTTTACCATCGATCTGCAGGACCGGGAACACCTTAATCGAATAGTCAAGGCTTTGAAACAGGTTAAGGGTGTTCATCAGGTCGAACGAGTGCGGGGTTAAAATTTTAGATCTATTATGGGCAGTCAAAGTCAGGACTGGCTCATCGTGAGTAAATTTTTGGGATGAGTCGACGGGGCAGGGAGGGAGTGAGCTATGACAGGCAAACAAGTTGTTTCCACATCTGAGGCACCAGCTGCAATCGGGCCTTATTCCCAGGCTGTCAAGGCTGGGGACTTGTTGTTTTTTTCCGGTCAACTTGCCCTTGATGTTGCTAGTGGTGAGTTGGTTCCGGGGGGGATTGCTGAACAGACTGAGCAGGTTATGGCGAATATCGGTGCGATTCTCAAAGCGGCCGGCCTGGATTATGATTCGGTTGTTAAAACCACCATTTACCTGCTTGATTTGAAAGACTTTAGCGTGGTTAACGAAATCTACGGACGATATTTTAACGTTGATTCAGCCCCGGCGCGGGCCACTATACAAGTGGCGGCTCTGCCTAAGCAGGCGTTGGTAGAGATCGAGGGGATAGCCCGGGTCAGCTGATGTTTCAGCTAGTTGTTTGGAAATAAAAAAGGGTGGAACTAATGTTCCACCCTTTTTTATTGATACATAACTGTATGGTCCGTTGTAGACCGATCAGGCCTTGGTAACGGCTCCGGAACGCAGACAGCGGGTACAGATCTTAATCGACTGTACCTTGCCTTTGTGCAGCGCTCTTATTTTCTGGAGGTTAGGATACCATACCTTCCGGGTCTTGTTCTGTGCATGGCTGACATTATTGCCAGTCGTTGGTCTCTTGCCGCAAATCTCACAAACTCTTGCCATTTTGAAAACCTCCTGGAATTTTAGAGCTGCTATATTTAGCACGCTTTTTAGACCTTTGCAACCTCTTTTTCCTGTTTCAGGCGTTTGTCGGGCTACAGTAAATCGAGTTGAAAAATGTTTTGAAATGGCTATCCCATCCGCTTTTGTAAACAGCCTGCGACCGCTTGTCCCAGCATTATGTCGGCATTTAAACCGATCGATGGCAGCAATTGCGAACCATGGCAGAATATGGCGTTGGAGGCTACCGGGTTGGGCAGGCTTCCCCTCGGCCAGAAGCATTTAGGCATGACTTTTTCGTTTTGCGGGCGGGCCGATTCAGTTAATTCATAATCGATAAAGGGCAGTACAGACGATAGCTGCTCGCGAACCATATCTGTGGTGAGTTGGGTTTGGTCCGGCGGTTGGGCTGCTTCAAGAAGTGCCTGACCTGGCGTCAGTTTATTTTGATCCCAGGTCAGGCGCAAGGTTTGTTCGCCGGCCAATATAACCTGCCGAGAAAGTATGGACAGGCGCTGTCGAGGCAGGTTGGACAGGGTCCAGGTCTGTGGCTTACCTGGAACCTTGGCCAGGGTAGAAGTCAGGGCCGGGTAAGGCTCCACATGCTCGGGTAAGGATCCGATCAGGAACTGGTCTGCGCTGAGAACTTTTCCATTTTTTAAGCTGGCGCCAGTTTGACGTTTCCCGGCACGTTCCATTCCAGACAATTCATCGAGAGGGATATGTTGTCCGCCGGCAGCGGCATATCTCTCTGTCAAAAGTTGGCTCAAGTCCGACAATGAAATGGTTTGAGGGCGGGTGGTTATGTGCCATTTTAAAGCGGCCTCGGCGATAGAAAGTCTTTTGGGGGCCACCAGACAGAGTCCGGATAACAACTGGTTTAGCGCTTCCTGCGGCTTATGCGAACCAAGTGTTGTTGTTAATTTTAAGATAGGTTGTTGCAGGCGCCGGGCGGGCAGTTTTTGAGCTAGTTGACGCCGATAAAGGGTTAAAAGGCGAAAAGCAATCAAAGAGGCATCGGGTGCGGGGCTGGCTAGCAGCAGGCTGAGTTTTCGGCCCCACTCATCAAGGCGGGCTAATAAGGCCAGTATTGAGGGGTGGTGCTTTGGAAATTCTCGCAGGAGTTCATTTTCTAAAGGCAGGAGACCGCCCACTTGCAAGCGAATGTCATTCGTTACCAGTTGTAAGGACTCGCCCGAATCAATTAAAAGGTGTTCCCCTTCAAGTGTCTTCAGTAATTTGTTCAGGGCCGGACAGCACGGTAAGGACTGTGCCGCCGGTTGAATAGCAGAAGGCAAGGAAAGCACGCGATAGCCCTGCCTGGCGAGCAATGTGGCGCAAATTTGTTCGCCAATATTTGCACCAAGGACGATCAGGTTATAATGTTCCGTAGCCATAGGTTAAGGTCCTGACTCTATGCTCAACAGACAATAGGGGAATGGGGGAATGGGGAGGTTGATCAGCTAAATGTCCTCTTCACTGTACACTCGCAGGCCGTTATGCTGCAGCATGGCGGTGGCGACTCCTTGACCGGCTACTGATTGTTGCTGGCGATAGACGCGCCCAACGCCACAGGAAGGACTGCCCTCCTTGAACAGGGCTGTTTGGCAATCGGTAAGGCGTGCGATTTGCAGAGTCACCTCTGCGCCCCTGATAAAATGGGAGTTCATTTCCTTGCCATCGGATCGGACAAGCCTGCCCTTGCCCAACAAAACCTCTTTGCCGTCCCCCTGGTCAAACCAGCATTTCGGTCGAGGCGTGGCCAAGCCGGCTAATTGCTCCGGACACACGGGGATGGGATGCAGCCCTTTTTCCTTAAGATGAGTGAGGACCTGACTATTCTCTTTGTGTTTCCCATCGTACCGAGTAGGTAATCCGAGCAAGCAGGCACTAACCAGAATCGGTTTGAACATCAAGTCCTCCAATGGGCATGGATGACCTTGGAAAATGCTTGTACTTAGCTGAGCGGGGGGCTAAGGAGGGTTTGGTCAGGATTTTCCAAGGGTGGATCAATCAGAACCCGTCGACCTTCAAGGCGTAGCCGACCTTCGGCAAAAAGACGAATCGCTTCTGGGTAGATGCGATGTTCCTGACGGAGGATGCGTGCTGAAAGGGTCTCCAGGGTGTCGTTTTGCAGGACCGGCACCGCTGCTTGAACGACAATGGGGCCGGTATCGACTCCGGCATCGACGAAGTGAACGGTACAGCCGGTAATCCGGGTGCCGTGGTCAAGAGCCTGTTGTTGGGCATTCAAGCCGGAAAAGGCGGGCAACAGGGCAGGGTGGATGTTCATGATGCGGTCGGGAAAGGCCTCAAGAAACTCATTGGAGATCAGGCGCATGAAACCGGCAAGTACGACCAATTCCACTCTGGCTTCGTTCAAGGCGGCAACCATGGCCCGGTCAAAATCAAGCCGGTTTTTATATTGCTGCTGGTCGATGCAAAGAGTTGGGATGCCAGCCAACCTTCCGCGTTGCAATGCGCCGGCAGTCGGCTTATTACTAAGAATAAGGGCAATTTCAGCGTGGAGGGTGCCGTCCTGGATGCGATCGATGATCGCCTGCAGATTGGTGCCGCCGCCGGAAGCAAGGATACCGAGGCGTAACTTGTTGCTCACAGAGATTCCTCGAAACGTTTTAGGGCAGGCCGAAGGCCTGCCCGTTGTTAATTCAGTACGACGCTTTCTCCCGTATCGCTTTTGGCGATGCGGCCGATTACGTAGGCTTTTTCATCGAGACCGGTAAGTCGTACCATTATCTCATCGACTTCTTGTTCCGGAACAATAAGAACCATGCCGATGCCGTAATTAAGGGTGCGATACATTTCCAGTTCGTCGATGTTGCCGCCGCGGCGCAGAACTTCAAAAATGGCTGGTTTTGGCCAGCTGTCCTTTTCGATAATTGCCTGGCAGTTCTTAGGTAGAACCCGGGGTACGTTTTCGACAATGCCGCCACCGGTTATGTGCGCCATGCCCTTGATCTCAAAGTCGCGCAACAGGTTGAGAATCGTTTTGACGTAGATTCGAGTCGGTGTCAGTAATTCTTCGCCAAGGGGCTTGTCCAATTCGTCAAGCTGAGAGTCGACAGTCAGGCCCATTTTCTCAAACAAAATCTTACGCACCAATGAGTAGCCGTTGGAGTGCAAACCGCTCGAGGCCAGTCCGATCAACCGGTCGCCAACAGTAATGGTGGAGCCATCGATAATTTTACTGTTGTCGACGATGCCGACGGTGAAGCCGGCCAGATCGTATTCGCCATCGGCGTAGAAACCGGGCATTTCAGCCGTTTCTCCGCCAATAAGAGCACACCCCGCCTGGAGACAACCCTCAGAGATGCCTTTAACGACTTCCACGCCCTTTTCCGGTGCCAGTTTGCCGGTGGCCATGTAGTCCAGAAAAAAGAGAGGCTCAGCCCCCTGAACGGCGATGTCGTTGACACACATGGCCACCAGATCGATGCCGACAGTATCGTGTTTGTCCGCCATGAAGGCAATTTTAAGCTTGGTGCCCACGCCGTCGGTGGCGGTAGCGAGAGTCGGTTTTTCGTACTTGTCGGCATGAAGTGAGAACAGGCCGCCGAAACCGCCGATATCGGTCAGTACCTCTGGTCTGGCAGTTGCTTTGACCAATGGTTTGATCATGTTGACGAAACGATTGCCCGCATCAATATCGACGCCGGCATCCTTGTAGGTCATTTTCTTGTCGTTGCTCAATTCTTGGCTCCCCTTGCAGATAAATTCGGCCATTATTAAAACAATCAGCCACTCATTGTCAACGCCAAAGTCCCCTGTCGTAACGACAGCAAGATTGGTTCTTTACACTGTACAGGGGGTGAATTATGATGCGCTGAAGCGGGTAGCCATAATACTTTAAGCCGCTGCCCTTTGAAGAATTATTCTAACCGCTTTTAGCCAGTCTGTCATGATTCTTTTATCATAACGGGTATTTTTCTCATGCGTTGCTGTTGCTACCGTTGCAGTTTCCCATGCGCCACACGCTTCCTATGAACCCAGAGAATATCATCCGCTGTATGACCGAGGCCGATCTGGAACAGGTGCTGGTTGTTGAGCAGCTGTGTCATCGTGCGCCCTGGTCCGAAGCTATGTTCCTTAACGAATTGGCTAATCCGCTGTCACGTATTGATCTATTGTGGCGTGGACGCGATCTGGCCGGATTCCTCTGTGCTTGGCGAGTTTGCGAAGAACTGACCATCCTCAATGTGGCGACAGCGCCGAAAATGCGCAGAAGCGGTGTGGCTCATGCTTTGCTTGAGCAGGTTTTGCATAGGAACCTGCAGACCGGTCTCGAGAGCGCATTGCTGGAGGTTCGTCCCTCTAATGCAGCGGCTATTGCTCTCTATCGATCTTTTGGGTTCAGTGAGATTGACCGCCGTTTGCGTTATTATAGTGATGGAGAAGATGCCCTGGTGATGCAGTTGCTGCTGACGGAGCATGGAATGCCGGGCAAGAATTGTTTAAAACACTAATGGTTAACTGTTTATTTACAATTAATGGAGTGACCGAGAGTTCACAATGAAAAATTTTAATACCACCATCCTGTCTAACCAGGAAGTTTCACCAGATTATTATCGAATGAAAATTCTGGCACCGGGGATTTCAGATTCGGCCCAACCCGGGCAATTTGTCATGTTTCGGTCTCAAGCTACGAATGAACCCTTGTTGCGCCGACCTTTCGGCATTTTTCAGACCGGGACGCTAGCCTCCGATTGCGAAGGAATGCCCGCCAAGGAGTTCGTGGAAATTCTTTATAAGGTGGTTGGCAGGGGAACCGCCATCATGCAGGAACTGCACGAAGGGGATCGGGTCGAGTTGTTGGGGCCGCTCGGTCATGGTTTCGATTTGTCTGCCGACGGCAGTGAGGTGATCCTGGTTGGCGGGGGTATCGGATTGGTCCCTCTGTATATGCTTGCCAGCGAACTGGTAAAAACGAACAAAGTTCGGTTGCTTATCGGCGGGCGTTCTCGTAAGGACGTGTTGATGGTAACGGAATTTGAGCGCCTCGGAGTGGAAACCTACGTGTCGACCGATGATGGTACGCTCGGAGAAGAGGGTCCGGTTACCCAAGTGTTGCAGCGCAAACTGACGAAATTCCCCGGCGCGGCGGTATATGCTTGCGGTCCAATGCCGATGCTGGAAGCGGTTCATCGGATCTGCCAGCCCCGTAAGGTGAAATTACAGGTTTCACTGGAAGCGTTTATGGCTTGCGGGGTAGGGGCCTGTCTCGGGTGTGTGGTCAAAGGGGCCGGTCATAGCGAAGAAAATCCCCGTTATCTCTGTACTTGCAAGGAAGGCCCTGTATTTGATGCAGAGGATCTCGACTGGGAATTGCTGGAGAAGCGAATGAACGAGGAGGGCCACAGCCATGAGTGAGATGCCGCAATCAAAGAGTCCGTCGGCAGAAACTCCGGACCTGTCAGTTGGATTTGCCGGTCTGCGGTTGAAGAACCCGGTCATGCCAGCTTCTGGTACTTTTGGCTACGGTGAGGAATATAGTCCCTATATGGACCTCAACCGCCTGGGCGCTATTGTTACCAAGGGGCTTTCTCTTCGTCCTAAAGCCGGGAATCCAACCCCCCGGATCGCCGAAACCAAGGGCGGCATGCTGAATGCGATCGGTCTGCAGAATGTCGGAATGGACGTTTTCGCCGAGCAGAAACTGCCCTTTTTGAAAGAGGTGCAGACGCCGGTGATTGTCAATTTCTTTGGCAATAGTCTGGAAGAATACGGTATGGCCGCGCAGCGACTGTCGCAGATCGATGGCATTGCCGCGGTTGAACTTAACATCTCCTGCCCTAATGTAAAACAAGGGGGTATCGTTTTCGGTACCGATCCCGGCGCCGCAGCCGAAGTAGTTGGTCTGGTACGGCGGCATCTCAACGTGCCGCTCATCGTCAAGCTGACTCCCAATGTCACCGACATTACCGTCATCGCCCGGGCTGTCGAGGAGGCAGGAGCCGACGCTATCAGTTGTATCAATACCCTGACCGGCCTGGCGGTCGATATCCGCCGCCGCACCCCGCGTCTTGCAAACGGCACCGGAGGGCTTTCCGGTCCCGTGTTGAGGCCTCTGGCGGTACGCATGGTGTATCAGGTGGTGCAGGCGGTGAGCCTGCCGGTAATCGGCGTCGGTGGTATTATGACTGCCGAGGATGCCTTGGAGTTCCTTATCGCCGGCGCGCAAGCCGTTCAGGTCGGAACGGCCAATTTTGTCGACCCAGCGGCGATGATCACTATTATCGATGGTCTGCAGCAATTTTGTCAGGAAGAAGGGGTGTCTCATATCACCGATTTGATCGGTAGCCTGCATTGCTGATTAGACCGCTTTAGCCTCTGCCCGGTTGGTGCGAAAGTCGCTATGGACGTTATTACCACCCATATCAATGCCGATTTCGACTGTCTTGGCAGCATGATTGCGGCTAAAAAGCTCTACCCGCAGGCTGAAATGGTCTTTGCCGGTGCCCAAGAGCGAAGTGTGCGGGAGTATCTGCTTAAAAATCCTGAGCAGGCTGCTCTTTTCAAGCGCATCCGCGATATCGACCTGGCCGACATCCGCCGGTTGATCCTGGTCGATGTTTGCCAGGCGGAGCGGATCGGCCCTTTTGCCGAGGTTCTTGAGCGACCGGGGATCGAAGTTCATGTCTACGATCATCATCCGCTCTGCCAGCTTAGCGTCAAGCCATCCCTTGAGAAGATCGAGGAGGTTGGCTCGACGGTTACCATCTTTGCCCATCTGTTCCAGGAGCAGGGGATTGAACTCAGCTCCGCTGAAGCGACCATGATGCTCCTCGGTCTCTATGAGGACACAGGCAAGCTGCTGTTTAATTCCACCACCAGCAGTGATTATCAGGCGGCAGCCTATCTATTGGAACAGGGGGGCGACCTCAATCTGGTGTCCGATTCCCTGATTCAGGAGTTAACGGCCAAGCAGGTCGCTTTGCTGCATCAACTCATTGAAAGTCGTTCCATTCTCAATGTCAACGGCATCGACATTGCTGTCGCTCATGCCTCTATCGACCATTATGTCGGTGATCTGGCTGTCCTGGCCCATAAACTAAAGGATATGGAGAGTCACAACGCTCTGATTGTGGCCGTGCGAATGGGTGATCGGGTTTTCCTGGTCGGCCGCTCCCGGGTCCCCGAAGTTCATGTCGGCCAAATTTTGAGCGAATTTGGCGGAGGTGGTCACAGTTTTGCCGCCTCCGGGGTTTTGCGGGATATGACCCTGGTGCAGTTTCTTGATCGCCTGACAGAAGTATTACAGCGCCATGTCAACCCCCACTGGGAAGCTCGTCATCTGCTTTTTACCGCGCTCAAGACGGTACCCAAAGATGTAACTATCAAAGACGTTCGCGAACTGCTGACCCGTTATAATATTAATGCGTTACCGGTTATGGATGGTGAGCGGGTGGTTGGTATTATTAGTCGCCAGGTGGTGGAAAAAGCCGCATATCATTTACTTGAAGATTTGCCGGTGAGCGAATTTATGAACAGTGACTTTGTCGCGGTTCAGCCTGGCACTCCTGTGGAAGAGTTGCAGGAGTTGATTGTCAGCGGCAATCAGCGTTTTGTGCCCGTGGTGGATGAAGGCAAGCTGGTCGGGGCGATCACCCGAACAGATCTGTTGCGGCATATGGTGTCCGGCGCGGTTTCCCGGCGCATGAGCGATGCCCCTGCTCTTGGCAGCAGTCTTGGCTTGAAAAAACGATATGTCGTGCGCTTGCTGCGAACGCGGCTTGAACAGCGTATTCAGGATATTCTTGATCGGCTGGGGCAAGTGGCACAGGATTTAGGCCTTGATGTTTTTGCGGTTGGGGGATTTGTCCGCGACCTGTTGTTGAATAAGCAGAATCTTGATGTCGATATTGTTGTCGAAGGAGACGGTATCGCCTTCGCTGCTGAATTTGCCCGGCGTTTTGATTGTCGCATACGCACTCATCGCAAATTCGGCACCGCTGTCCTGATCTTTCCCGATCAATTCAAGGTGGATGTAGCCTCAGCGCGCACCGAATATTACCTGGAACCAGGAGCCTTGCCCACGGTAGAGCATGCACCGATCAAGCTCGATCTTTACCGTCGTGATTTCACCATTAATACTCTTGCCATTGCTCTCAACGGCAGTCATTTCGGAGAACTCTACGACTTTTTCGGCGCCCAACGAGACCTTCAGGAAAAAGCGATTCGCGTTTTGCATAACCTGAGTTTCGTAGAAGACCCGACGCGGGTTTTCCGCGCCATCCGTTTCGAGCAGCGTCTCGGTTTTCGCATCGGGGTGCATACCGAACAGTTGCTGCGCAGCGCCATGCGTATGGGTTTTTTGGACAAGATCGGCGGTCATCGTGTTTGGAACGAACTGGTTTTGATTTTTAAAGAAGCCAACCCTTTACCGGCAGTACTGCGGATGGCCGATCTCGACCTGCTTGAATATCTGCATCCCGACCTTTTGCTTGAAAAAAGGGCCAAGAAGCTGTTTGCCAATGCTCGTCAGGCGATTGATTGGTATCGCCTTCTCTTTACCGGCGAGCCGTGTCGCCACTGGCTGGTCTATTTTTTATGCCTTTTGACTGATCTGGATGATCAGGCCGTGGCCAGCCTTTGCCAGCGGTTGGTGGTGGCGCCGCGACTGCAACAGATATTTACCGTTGAACGGGAGGCGGCCCATCGTGCAACCAATCTGATCTTCTGGCGCCGGATGCACACTGCACCACCGCGTCCAAGTGAAATTTATGATTGGTTTCAACCGCTGGCCACGGAAGTACTGCTGTATGCTATGGCTCGCAGTAACAACGAACAGGTACAGCGTTGCCTTTCCAGCTATTTCACCCATCTCCGTTCAGTTCAGTGCGAACTGGTTGGCAGTGACATCAAGCAGTTGGGAATTGCACCGGGCCCCATCTATAAAGAGATCTTTCAGCGTCTACTTGCTGCACGCCTTGACGGAGAGCTTGTAACCCGGCAAGACGAACTCGATTTTGTTTCCCAGCATTACCTGCCAAACAAGCACACCAACGAATGATTTCGCTTTTGTGTCTCTGCTGAACTATCCCAGGCAACTGCCATGGATAAATTGACTTAGGTACAGGTATTTGCTAAAAAGAAGGGTCAAGCTTCTTTTAGGAAAGGTTATGGATATCTTGCTGGTAAAAATCTCAATTATGCTGGTTCCCGGCTTACTGGCCATCGTATTGCACGAAGTTGCCCACGGCTATATTGCAGAACGTCTCGGCGATCCAACAGCCCGCATGTTG
Protein-coding sequences here:
- the rpoZ gene encoding DNA-directed RNA polymerase subunit omega; this encodes MARITVEDCLQQIPNRFLLVMVAAKRTKQLYKGSQPLIENKSNNKKIVLGLREVAAGKVDFEIPIRKS
- a CDS encoding dihydroorotate dehydrogenase electron transfer subunit, whose product is MKNFNTTILSNQEVSPDYYRMKILAPGISDSAQPGQFVMFRSQATNEPLLRRPFGIFQTGTLASDCEGMPAKEFVEILYKVVGRGTAIMQELHEGDRVELLGPLGHGFDLSADGSEVILVGGGIGLVPLYMLASELVKTNKVRLLIGGRSRKDVLMVTEFERLGVETYVSTDDGTLGEEGPVTQVLQRKLTKFPGAAVYACGPMPMLEAVHRICQPRKVKLQVSLEAFMACGVGACLGCVVKGAGHSEENPRYLCTCKEGPVFDAEDLDWELLEKRMNEEGHSHE
- a CDS encoding dihydroorotate dehydrogenase, whose amino-acid sequence is MPQSKSPSAETPDLSVGFAGLRLKNPVMPASGTFGYGEEYSPYMDLNRLGAIVTKGLSLRPKAGNPTPRIAETKGGMLNAIGLQNVGMDVFAEQKLPFLKEVQTPVIVNFFGNSLEEYGMAAQRLSQIDGIAAVELNISCPNVKQGGIVFGTDPGAAAEVVGLVRRHLNVPLIVKLTPNVTDITVIARAVEEAGADAISCINTLTGLAVDIRRRTPRLANGTGGLSGPVLRPLAVRMVYQVVQAVSLPVIGVGGIMTAEDALEFLIAGAQAVQVGTANFVDPAAMITIIDGLQQFCQEEGVSHITDLIGSLHC
- the rimI gene encoding ribosomal protein S18-alanine N-acetyltransferase, producing MTEADLEQVLVVEQLCHRAPWSEAMFLNELANPLSRIDLLWRGRDLAGFLCAWRVCEELTILNVATAPKMRRSGVAHALLEQVLHRNLQTGLESALLEVRPSNAAAIALYRSFGFSEIDRRLRYYSDGEDALVMQLLLTEHGMPGKNCLKH
- a CDS encoding RelA/SpoT family protein produces the protein MRPSQQFKKIVQELLDHHSATDIDLLRQAYTLCVSVYYGRHRESGETCLTHAVEVAHILCRFKPDAATLVAGMLIDIVDQQLVDVAALRQQFGTEIGELVESLANLRKLVYSAEEERQAENFRKMLLSMARDIRIVLVQLADRLHCLRTMEKIPEKEQRRFAKETLAIYAPLANRLGVSWLKCEMEDLSLRYAMPEIYFDLRDKVSRNEKDRSGYITQVKRLLLEKIGRQGIKGVCYGRYKHLYSIHRKMVRQQVVFDEVYDLIAFRVIVQTIPECYTVLGVIHAAWKPVPGRFKDFIAMPKPNMYQSLHTTVIGPFGERMEVQIRTEEMHRIAEEGIAAHWRYKEQQAGKAPGSEVDKQKGFFEREPEKQPAKSDEVGLLEALNDDLFSDEVYVFTPKGTVKAFPRGATPIDFAYSVHTDVGHHCSGARVNGKLVPLKTQLHSGDIVEVITATSQQPSKDWLKFVKTSRAASKIRQWIKAEQHEKSLLLGRELLEKRLRKYGVSLKRALQSAEMATAMEELGYHASDDLLAAIGYGKLSLGQVVGRVVPEESLKPEAPKEKGRIGRVLEKIHKKPSSAIKIQGLDDIMVRYAKCCNPLPGDPVVGFITRGRGIAVHAADCPGVMQSDPERRIEVEWDLKKKSSHLVKVRVYCLDQKGILANISGEISNCEANIISANVHTTDDSKARIVFTIDLQDREHLNRIVKALKQVKGVHQVERVRG
- the purM gene encoding phosphoribosylformylglycinamidine cyclo-ligase, whose translation is MTYKDAGVDIDAGNRFVNMIKPLVKATARPEVLTDIGGFGGLFSLHADKYEKPTLATATDGVGTKLKIAFMADKHDTVGIDLVAMCVNDIAVQGAEPLFFLDYMATGKLAPEKGVEVVKGISEGCLQAGCALIGGETAEMPGFYADGEYDLAGFTVGIVDNSKIIDGSTITVGDRLIGLASSGLHSNGYSLVRKILFEKMGLTVDSQLDELDKPLGEELLTPTRIYVKTILNLLRDFEIKGMAHITGGGIVENVPRVLPKNCQAIIEKDSWPKPAIFEVLRRGGNIDELEMYRTLNYGIGMVLIVPEQEVDEIMVRLTGLDEKAYVIGRIAKSDTGESVVLN
- a CDS encoding DUF523 domain-containing protein codes for the protein MFKPILVSACLLGLPTRYDGKHKENSQVLTHLKEKGLHPIPVCPEQLAGLATPRPKCWFDQGDGKEVLLGKGRLVRSDGKEMNSHFIRGAEVTLQIARLTDCQTALFKEGSPSCGVGRVYRQQQSVAGQGVATAMLQHNGLRVYSEEDI
- the rpmB gene encoding 50S ribosomal protein L28, with protein sequence MARVCEICGKRPTTGNNVSHAQNKTRKVWYPNLQKIRALHKGKVQSIKICTRCLRSGAVTKA
- the purN gene encoding phosphoribosylglycinamide formyltransferase, with protein sequence MSNKLRLGILASGGGTNLQAIIDRIQDGTLHAEIALILSNKPTAGALQRGRLAGIPTLCIDQQQYKNRLDFDRAMVAALNEARVELVVLAGFMRLISNEFLEAFPDRIMNIHPALLPAFSGLNAQQQALDHGTRITGCTVHFVDAGVDTGPIVVQAAVPVLQNDTLETLSARILRQEHRIYPEAIRLFAEGRLRLEGRRVLIDPPLENPDQTLLSPPLS
- a CDS encoding RidA family protein is translated as MTGKQVVSTSEAPAAIGPYSQAVKAGDLLFFSGQLALDVASGELVPGGIAEQTEQVMANIGAILKAAGLDYDSVVKTTIYLLDLKDFSVVNEIYGRYFNVDSAPARATIQVAALPKQALVEIEGIARVS